From one Basilea psittacipulmonis DSM 24701 genomic stretch:
- a CDS encoding ABC transporter ATP-binding protein, with product MTLSLEIKDLKVSYGQQTVIQSCHLSLNKGEILSLLGASGCGKSTILRAIAGLKSIDAGTIRIAGQIVDEAGYCLPTQKRPVGMIFQDYALFPHMTVNENICFGLEHLDKTTQTQLARESLAMVRLEHFSDRYPHELSGGQQQRVAIARALVRKPHLLLLDEPFSNLDQSVKEELMSEMRQIFKQSQMSAIMVTHHKAEAMFLSDRIAVMGQGNIQQIDTVMAIYDFPQNNAISTMLGHTTLLKAKKNHHGYETALGPLKTLEGLHYEHQEADIILHLRPHQISLNTDTMPHNAVVKSFIFMGDYCIYDLLLTSGEIISVMAFKRYHPGQSLHLQIDL from the coding sequence ATGACATTAAGCTTGGAAATAAAGGATTTAAAGGTATCTTACGGACAGCAAACCGTCATTCAATCTTGTCATTTAAGTTTGAACAAAGGAGAAATTTTAAGCTTGCTGGGGGCTTCGGGTTGTGGAAAAAGCACGATCCTACGAGCGATTGCTGGCTTGAAATCGATTGACGCTGGCACGATTCGTATTGCGGGTCAGATTGTTGATGAAGCAGGGTACTGCCTACCGACACAAAAACGTCCTGTCGGCATGATTTTTCAAGACTATGCTTTATTTCCACATATGACCGTGAACGAAAATATTTGCTTTGGCTTGGAACATTTAGATAAAACGACTCAAACGCAGCTAGCCAGAGAAAGCCTAGCGATGGTTCGATTAGAACATTTTTCTGATCGCTATCCGCATGAGTTATCAGGTGGTCAACAACAGCGAGTGGCTATCGCTCGGGCATTGGTGCGTAAACCTCATTTACTGTTATTAGATGAACCGTTTTCTAACTTAGACCAAAGTGTCAAAGAAGAGTTAATGAGTGAAATGAGACAGATATTTAAACAATCACAAATGAGTGCGATTATGGTCACCCACCATAAAGCTGAAGCGATGTTTCTATCTGATCGCATTGCCGTGATGGGACAGGGAAATATTCAGCAAATTGATACCGTGATGGCCATTTATGATTTTCCTCAAAATAACGCTATTTCAACGATGCTGGGCCATACTACCTTATTAAAAGCAAAGAAAAATCACCATGGTTATGAAACGGCTTTGGGGCCGTTAAAAACCTTAGAGGGCTTGCATTATGAACATCAGGAAGCGGACATTATCCTACATTTGAGGCCACATCAAATTAGTCTCAACACAGACACGATGCCTCATAATGCAGTGGTTAAGTCGTTTATTTTTATGGGCGATTACTGTATTTATGATTTATTGTTGACATCGGGTGAGATCATCAGTGTGATGGCGTTTAAACGTTATCATCCAGGACAATCGTTACATTTACAAATTGATCTTTGA
- a CDS encoding CDP-6-deoxy-delta-3,4-glucoseen reductase codes for MSYQVTVLPSGHQFQVNEYQSVLDAALEAGIIIPYSCKGGNCCSCKGKIVEGKTTDVPLENLLETTEIQAGYTLLCQAKPLSDLKIEVNEVRLAGDVRIRKLPVRVMGLDRLSDDVMKVTLQLPANEDFHYYPGQYIEFILKGNVRRAYSIANISNEQKQLELHIRHLPSGMFTDHVFGAGQTAMKVREILRIEGPLGTFYLRQDSDKPIIMLATGTGFAPIKALVETSINASLQRPIHIYWGGRYQKDLYMQSLIEQWVQTYPHIKFTPVLSREKPAENWHGKTGYVQDAVLSDIPNLTGYEVYACGSPAMIESARHAFLKSGLNADDFYADAFIIQKT; via the coding sequence ATGAGTTATCAGGTTACTGTTTTGCCATCTGGCCATCAGTTCCAAGTTAATGAATATCAAAGTGTATTGGATGCTGCGTTAGAGGCGGGTATCATTATTCCTTATAGTTGCAAAGGCGGTAATTGCTGTAGCTGTAAAGGAAAAATTGTGGAAGGAAAAACCACGGATGTGCCGTTAGAAAACTTGCTGGAGACTACCGAAATCCAAGCAGGATACACCTTATTATGTCAGGCTAAACCGCTTTCTGATTTAAAAATTGAGGTCAATGAAGTTCGTTTGGCGGGTGATGTTCGTATTCGCAAATTACCTGTACGGGTGATGGGTTTAGATCGTTTATCAGATGATGTGATGAAAGTAACGCTTCAACTGCCTGCAAACGAAGATTTTCATTACTATCCTGGCCAATATATCGAGTTTATTCTAAAGGGAAATGTCAGACGTGCTTACTCCATTGCCAATATTAGCAATGAACAGAAACAGCTCGAATTACATATTCGCCACCTCCCATCTGGAATGTTTACCGATCATGTATTTGGTGCAGGTCAAACCGCGATGAAAGTAAGGGAAATTTTGCGTATTGAGGGGCCTTTAGGTACGTTTTACTTACGTCAAGATAGCGATAAACCTATTATTATGTTGGCAACGGGTACGGGTTTTGCACCGATTAAGGCTTTGGTTGAAACGTCGATTAACGCCTCATTACAACGTCCGATTCATATTTACTGGGGTGGACGCTACCAAAAAGATCTGTATATGCAGTCTTTAATTGAACAGTGGGTCCAAACCTATCCTCATATTAAATTTACTCCAGTTCTATCGCGAGAAAAACCAGCAGAAAATTGGCATGGAAAAACAGGTTATGTGCAAGATGCGGTGTTGTCCGATATACCGAATTTAACAGGGTATGAGGTATATGCATGTGGCTCACCTGCGATGATTGAGTCAGCTAGACATGCGTTCTTAAAATCGGGGTTAAATGCGGATGATTTTTATGCGGACGCTTTTATTATCCAAAAAACTTAA
- a CDS encoding DNA internalization-related competence protein ComEC/Rec2: MFFRLLIFAVLICIASVQLLPDLYILHALLALGICVPFFFFQKTRTGAFFVSICILAFLYSHYRAWMRLEQRLDAAVVNQSISLTVKVISLPVKRPNQITMMVKRVGQDNQASWPEYFQLHIKSSLYESEADLEPCDEIALTVSLRPIHALQNFHAFDYEQYAFAHDVLAVGQAKQIRAIEKGDWSADCAIDLLRQKIKQQLSRILPNKAYQPIMIALVVGDQASITQEQWNLFNISGITHLVSISGSHITMLCTMVVFALSKLGARIKRRGLCLGDYININHMALVLGLMVACFYCFIAGWGIPAQRTFFMLAITSMSLVFMRKVALIDSLLLAALGVLLWDPWAVLASGFYLSFIAVAILFYASQLHLGFALIKAQLVITFALIPILIFLYHQVSLISPIANALAIPLIGFIITPLSLLLAILSCFESMDVVSIQLAALTYFCLESLMIFIQYLADWKWALIPMSAPTTNVFLLSLIGMIMLALPWKKTAILLMIPLLTLSSVIPVANWQLVALDVGQGSAIIIREKDKVLLYDTGIAYGLDYDMGKRVILPYLQAKGIDKIDVLVLSHSDNDHVGGLISLLENIKIEHIYASFQVDAWLALQEANYQTQIKLHSPQVMYEPCDDKQSFNWENLSFRFLNHRSLMRAKSSNDDSCVLWVQDAKGRSALLLGDVSKRIEKQIIATHQLGQVSVLMAAHHGSKTSSSRELIEHLKVDHVVFQSGFLNRFKHPHFSVWNRWKDSHRWANVVEGAIEFNFFEQDIEISTARKNRYWSQKWLFKRLHGMLMPE; encoded by the coding sequence ATGTTTTTTAGATTACTCATCTTTGCTGTTTTAATCTGCATTGCCAGTGTCCAGCTTTTACCTGATTTATATATTCTCCATGCACTGCTTGCTTTGGGGATATGCGTTCCGTTTTTCTTTTTTCAGAAAACGAGAACAGGTGCCTTTTTTGTATCGATTTGTATCTTGGCGTTTTTATACAGTCATTATCGAGCTTGGATGCGTCTGGAACAAAGATTAGATGCTGCAGTCGTCAATCAGTCCATTTCCTTAACGGTTAAAGTGATTAGCTTACCCGTTAAACGTCCTAATCAAATAACGATGATGGTCAAACGAGTTGGGCAAGATAATCAGGCTTCATGGCCAGAATATTTTCAATTACACATTAAGTCTTCTTTATATGAGTCTGAAGCGGACCTTGAACCTTGTGATGAAATCGCTTTGACCGTATCATTGCGTCCTATCCACGCTTTACAGAATTTTCATGCCTTTGATTACGAACAATATGCTTTTGCTCATGATGTACTGGCAGTGGGGCAAGCAAAGCAAATCCGTGCCATCGAGAAAGGTGATTGGTCTGCGGACTGTGCGATAGATTTGCTTCGACAAAAAATCAAGCAACAATTAAGTCGCATATTACCCAATAAAGCATATCAACCCATCATGATAGCCTTGGTGGTAGGGGATCAAGCTTCAATCACTCAAGAACAATGGAATTTGTTTAATATATCGGGCATTACGCATTTGGTTTCCATCAGTGGCTCGCATATCACCATGTTATGCACGATGGTCGTGTTTGCATTAAGTAAATTGGGGGCAAGAATCAAGCGACGTGGTTTATGTCTGGGTGACTACATCAATATCAATCATATGGCATTGGTGCTGGGGCTGATGGTGGCTTGTTTTTACTGTTTTATTGCAGGGTGGGGGATTCCTGCACAAAGAACCTTTTTTATGCTGGCCATTACCAGTATGAGTTTGGTGTTTATGAGAAAAGTGGCCTTAATCGATTCCTTATTATTGGCAGCTTTGGGCGTGTTGTTATGGGATCCTTGGGCGGTTTTAGCTAGCGGTTTTTATTTATCATTTATTGCGGTCGCTATTTTGTTTTATGCCTCTCAGTTGCATTTGGGGTTTGCACTGATCAAAGCTCAGCTGGTGATTACCTTTGCACTGATTCCTATACTTATTTTTTTATACCATCAAGTTTCGTTAATTTCACCGATTGCTAATGCATTAGCGATTCCTTTAATCGGCTTTATCATTACGCCATTAAGCCTGTTATTGGCCATTCTGAGCTGTTTTGAATCCATGGATGTCGTGAGTATTCAGTTGGCGGCATTGACCTATTTTTGTCTAGAAAGCTTAATGATATTCATACAGTATTTGGCGGATTGGAAATGGGCGTTAATTCCTATGTCAGCACCCACCACGAATGTGTTTTTATTAAGTTTAATCGGCATGATTATGTTGGCTTTGCCATGGAAGAAAACAGCAATATTACTAATGATACCTTTGCTGACGTTAAGCTCGGTTATACCTGTGGCCAATTGGCAATTAGTCGCTCTTGATGTCGGACAGGGAAGTGCCATTATCATCCGCGAGAAAGACAAAGTACTACTGTATGATACGGGCATTGCTTATGGTTTAGATTACGATATGGGCAAAAGGGTGATTTTGCCTTATTTACAAGCCAAAGGTATCGATAAGATTGATGTGCTGGTTTTATCTCATTCTGATAATGATCATGTGGGTGGTTTGATCAGTCTATTGGAAAATATAAAGATCGAACATATCTATGCTTCATTTCAGGTAGATGCTTGGTTGGCTTTACAGGAAGCAAATTATCAAACTCAGATTAAGCTACATTCTCCTCAAGTGATGTATGAACCATGTGATGATAAGCAGTCATTTAATTGGGAGAATTTAAGTTTTCGTTTTTTAAATCATCGTTCTTTGATGCGAGCAAAAAGTAGTAACGATGACTCTTGTGTCTTATGGGTTCAAGATGCAAAAGGGCGTTCAGCCTTGTTATTAGGGGATGTGAGTAAACGTATTGAAAAACAGATAATCGCGACCCATCAATTAGGACAGGTTAGTGTGCTAATGGCTGCTCATCATGGTTCTAAGACCTCCTCCAGCCGTGAACTCATTGAACACTTAAAAGTCGATCATGTTGTGTTTCAAAGTGGCTTTTTGAATCGATTTAAACATCCTCATTTTTCTGTTTGGAATCGCTGGAAAGACAGTCATCGTTGGGCAAATGTGGTAGAGGGGGCGATAGAATTTAATTTCTTTGAACAGGATATAGAAATTTCAACGGCCAGAAAAAATCGTTATTGGTCTCAAAAGTGGTTATTTAAAAGATTACATGGTATGCTAATGCCTGAATAA
- a CDS encoding PHP domain-containing protein — MSKDLHCHSNVSDGIYRPSQLAHMVYEHGADTWSLTDHDEIMGLAEARQASESLGLTFINGVEISCLFMDKTVHIVGLGFDDQHEGLKQFLRSIQEDRIRRAKLMAEKLEDLIHIPHIYQGALQYCQRELQIGRVHFARYLTDKGCVEHINEAFDRYLADGKPAYVPGKWASIQEAVSYLKQAGGVAVIAHPGRYALTKMEFYALCLTFKKSGGQGIEVVTGSHRKELYRTYAEIANEWGFYASCGSDYHGIKPYEMMIGKVPALPSHVTPIWKLWCE, encoded by the coding sequence ATGAGTAAAGATTTACACTGTCATTCAAATGTTTCGGATGGTATTTATCGCCCCAGCCAATTAGCCCATATGGTTTATGAACATGGTGCGGATACTTGGTCTTTAACGGACCATGACGAAATAATGGGATTGGCTGAAGCCCGACAGGCCTCTGAATCCTTGGGATTGACGTTTATTAACGGTGTGGAAATTTCATGTTTGTTTATGGATAAAACCGTGCATATTGTAGGCTTAGGTTTTGATGACCAACATGAGGGGTTGAAACAGTTTTTACGTTCGATACAGGAAGATAGAATCCGACGAGCAAAATTAATGGCTGAAAAATTAGAAGACCTTATTCATATTCCCCATATTTATCAAGGAGCATTACAATATTGCCAACGCGAGCTACAAATTGGCAGAGTGCATTTTGCACGCTACTTGACTGATAAAGGTTGCGTGGAACATATTAATGAAGCGTTTGATCGATATTTGGCCGATGGAAAACCCGCTTATGTGCCTGGAAAATGGGCCAGTATCCAAGAAGCCGTTTCTTATTTGAAACAAGCTGGTGGCGTGGCGGTGATTGCTCATCCAGGCCGATATGCGTTAACCAAAATGGAATTTTATGCTTTGTGCTTAACGTTCAAAAAGTCGGGAGGACAAGGTATTGAGGTAGTCACTGGTTCGCATCGTAAGGAGTTGTATCGAACTTACGCTGAGATAGCGAATGAATGGGGGTTTTATGCCTCATGTGGTTCAGACTATCATGGGATAAAACCTTATGAAATGATGATCGGTAAGGTGCCAGCATTACCGAGTCATGTAACGCCTATATGGAAGTTGTGGTGTGAGTGA
- the greB gene encoding transcription elongation factor GreB — protein MSEKNYITKAGYRQLRDELQHLVNKERPEVVNIVSWAASNGDRSENGDYIYGKKRLREIDKRIRFLTKRLELAEVIDPSEQPNQDYVFFGACVDYIDEQDEEVHVQIVGVDEADPLAGKISWVSPVAKALLRKKVGDTAFLQTPSGPKELEIIDITYPES, from the coding sequence GTGAGTGAAAAAAATTACATAACCAAAGCAGGTTATCGACAGTTAAGAGATGAACTTCAACATCTCGTCAATAAAGAACGTCCAGAAGTGGTGAATATTGTTTCATGGGCCGCTTCAAATGGCGATCGTTCGGAAAATGGAGATTATATTTATGGCAAAAAACGTTTAAGAGAAATTGATAAGCGTATCCGTTTTTTGACCAAACGTTTAGAGTTGGCTGAAGTGATAGACCCTTCAGAACAACCTAACCAAGACTATGTGTTTTTTGGTGCTTGTGTTGATTATATTGATGAACAAGACGAAGAAGTGCATGTACAGATTGTTGGTGTGGATGAAGCCGATCCTTTGGCAGGGAAAATCAGTTGGGTTTCGCCCGTTGCTAAGGCCTTATTACGTAAAAAAGTAGGGGATACGGCTTTTTTGCAAACACCTTCAGGACCGAAAGAATTAGAAATTATTGATATTACTTATCCAGAGAGTTAA
- the ugpQ gene encoding glycerophosphodiester phosphodiesterase, translating to MMNTKNWPYPKLIAHRGAGKFAPENTLAAMRCGADHGFEMFEFDAKLSKDNHVVLLHDDDVDRTSNGKGKAAQKTYLELLSLDFGSWHSAYYAGESIPSLASIASYTIENGLYCNVEIKPCPGREEETGTLVARAVKTLWKDADLPVLLSSFEEKTLRAAQAEAPEIARAYLCEALPENYMQVFKELGCVAVNLDDKIVTKPLIDEFHQENIRVCVWTVNDYRRAKELFSWGCDAIITDEMERLSPLSMGLTQYV from the coding sequence ATGATGAATACAAAAAATTGGCCTTATCCTAAATTAATCGCTCATCGTGGTGCAGGTAAGTTTGCACCTGAAAATACCTTGGCTGCCATGAGATGTGGGGCAGATCATGGATTTGAAATGTTTGAGTTTGATGCTAAGTTAAGTAAAGATAATCATGTGGTTTTATTGCATGATGATGACGTTGATCGCACTTCAAATGGCAAAGGAAAAGCGGCACAGAAAACCTATTTGGAATTATTGTCTTTAGATTTTGGTTCTTGGCATAGTGCTTATTATGCGGGTGAATCGATCCCTAGTTTGGCGAGTATTGCCTCATACACGATTGAAAATGGTTTGTATTGTAATGTAGAGATTAAGCCTTGCCCAGGACGTGAAGAAGAAACAGGTACCTTAGTTGCTCGTGCGGTGAAAACCTTATGGAAAGACGCAGATTTGCCCGTGTTGCTTTCTTCATTTGAGGAAAAAACATTAAGAGCCGCTCAAGCAGAAGCACCTGAGATCGCTCGAGCTTATTTATGCGAAGCTTTGCCTGAAAATTATATGCAAGTGTTTAAAGAGTTGGGATGCGTAGCGGTTAACTTAGATGACAAAATCGTCACTAAGCCTTTGATCGATGAATTCCATCAAGAGAATATTCGCGTATGCGTGTGGACGGTCAATGATTATCGCCGTGCCAAAGAGTTGTTTTCATGGGGATGTGATGCCATTATTACTGACGAAATGGAGCGTTTAAGTCCATTGAGTATGGGACTGACTCAATATGTTTAG
- a CDS encoding 23S rRNA (adenine(2030)-N(6))-methyltransferase RlmJ, translating to MFSYRHGFHAGNHADVLKHAVFLDIIRYFQQKDNPFWIIDTHAGAGVYDLTSQWAQQSGEFYDGVERLKERPHCPELIDHYLTFIHDTMEDNVYPGSPWIAMSMSRDRDKLRFFEWHPNEFQNLNAFVQSQDRALQRNIMTFHADGFVGIKALLPPPTKRAITIIDPSYENKRDYQSVITCLQEALKRFATGCYIVWYPLVKRVERQEMLKQLEKMKVSWLHVSLQVKSPEAVGLYGSGLFIVNPPYQLEQKLKEAMPVLCEMLAQDENAHFVIKTSA from the coding sequence ATGTTTAGCTATCGACATGGGTTTCATGCAGGTAATCATGCTGATGTGTTAAAGCATGCGGTGTTTTTGGACATTATTCGCTATTTTCAACAAAAAGATAATCCTTTTTGGATAATTGATACGCATGCAGGTGCAGGGGTCTATGACTTAACTAGCCAATGGGCCCAGCAATCAGGGGAGTTTTATGATGGGGTCGAACGACTTAAAGAACGTCCTCATTGCCCCGAACTGATCGATCATTATCTTACGTTTATTCACGATACGATGGAGGATAATGTGTATCCTGGATCGCCGTGGATAGCGATGTCTATGTCACGTGACCGAGATAAATTACGCTTTTTTGAATGGCATCCTAATGAGTTTCAAAATCTAAACGCGTTTGTCCAATCCCAAGACAGAGCCTTGCAAAGAAATATCATGACGTTTCATGCTGATGGTTTTGTGGGAATTAAAGCTTTATTACCGCCACCCACTAAACGAGCTATTACCATCATTGATCCGTCTTATGAAAATAAGCGAGATTATCAGTCGGTGATCACGTGTTTACAAGAAGCATTAAAACGCTTTGCCACGGGGTGTTATATCGTTTGGTATCCTTTGGTTAAACGGGTAGAACGACAAGAGATGCTTAAACAGCTTGAAAAAATGAAGGTCTCATGGTTGCATGTTTCATTGCAAGTGAAATCGCCCGAAGCGGTGGGTTTATATGGAAGTGGCTTATTTATCGTGAATCCTCCTTATCAACTTGAACAAAAGTTAAAGGAGGCCATGCCTGTTTTATGTGAAATGTTGGCACAGGATGAAAATGCTCATTTTGTGATAAAAACATCCGCGTAA
- a CDS encoding SurA N-terminal domain-containing protein translates to MLEFIRRHQRVVLILLALLVFPSFIFFGVAGYTSFLTHKVVIAKVNDTEITEDQFKQAWNHYIESQRSELGANFDVSMIDTHQNRLDFLNAMINEVVTRDTVRNNYFRATTAMLRQVIASNPEFQENGVFSQEKYLNYLRSFRITAEQYENYLANNIALSQVLDPVVKTSIISNKLENDMKQSLTQVRKATLKNFLASDYQSSINVTDEEMHQWYEKNKDTLKIPETVDVSFILLNREAAEKQLNETVTEADLKQYYDQNIQKYGTPERREISDIILTIPASASEQEQKEIEAKAQSLAQEARKNPSKFAELAKLHSDDLATKSSGGHIGFISKDEFGVLSQAVYQASSNAVLDPILYAGAWHIVHIDKVEPAVVKSFDAVKESIKKEVYEQLLAEKFNAMATTLQDKAYEIHDELESIASAVGVPVYSIKGLTRDGLIDPEISGKSISPEFVQLFEIPRVRATVFSKEVLDEKQNSGVIEISPSEQLVLRVTQVTPAFSPNYIEAKPIIVNQLVAQKAMEKAKQAAEKYQGKNDKVVELSYFTTGLSLNTLHDVLSVPEKDFPKVVLESNPNGYTAIRVLSSSKLDNKIIDQAFIHNIEPNILSGIQSQERLIFFEGLRQLNKVKIMPEAEAVLQPES, encoded by the coding sequence ATGTTGGAATTTATTCGAAGACATCAACGAGTCGTACTAATTTTATTAGCATTACTGGTATTTCCTTCCTTTATATTCTTTGGCGTAGCAGGATATACGAGTTTTCTGACTCATAAAGTGGTTATTGCTAAAGTGAATGACACTGAAATCACAGAAGACCAGTTTAAACAGGCATGGAATCATTATATTGAGAGCCAACGTTCTGAATTAGGTGCAAACTTTGATGTTTCTATGATTGACACTCACCAAAATCGCCTAGATTTTCTTAATGCGATGATTAATGAAGTGGTAACACGTGATACGGTTCGTAATAACTATTTCCGTGCGACAACAGCAATGTTACGTCAGGTTATTGCAAGTAACCCTGAATTCCAAGAAAACGGTGTGTTTTCTCAAGAAAAATATTTGAATTATTTGCGTTCATTCCGTATTACAGCTGAGCAGTACGAAAATTATTTGGCTAATAATATTGCTTTGTCTCAAGTGCTTGACCCCGTGGTCAAAACCAGTATCATTTCAAATAAATTAGAAAATGATATGAAACAGTCACTAACTCAAGTGCGTAAAGCTACGTTGAAAAATTTCTTAGCCAGCGATTATCAGTCTTCGATTAATGTTACAGACGAGGAAATGCATCAGTGGTATGAGAAAAATAAAGATACGTTGAAAATTCCTGAGACAGTGGACGTTTCTTTTATCTTGTTAAACCGTGAAGCAGCTGAAAAACAATTAAACGAAACGGTGACAGAAGCCGATTTAAAACAGTATTATGACCAAAATATCCAAAAATACGGTACACCAGAAAGACGTGAAATCAGTGATATTATTTTAACGATTCCAGCATCGGCTTCTGAGCAAGAACAGAAAGAAATTGAAGCAAAAGCCCAATCATTGGCACAAGAGGCGAGAAAAAATCCATCTAAGTTTGCTGAATTAGCAAAATTACATTCAGATGATTTAGCCACGAAATCCTCTGGTGGTCATATTGGCTTTATTTCAAAAGATGAGTTTGGTGTATTAAGCCAAGCGGTTTACCAAGCTTCGTCTAATGCGGTTTTGGATCCCATCTTGTATGCAGGAGCATGGCACATTGTTCATATTGATAAAGTAGAACCTGCCGTGGTGAAATCGTTTGATGCGGTAAAAGAATCGATTAAGAAAGAAGTTTATGAACAGCTATTAGCAGAAAAATTCAATGCGATGGCCACGACATTGCAAGATAAGGCTTATGAAATTCATGATGAGTTAGAAAGTATTGCTAGTGCTGTAGGCGTGCCTGTTTATTCCATCAAAGGATTAACACGTGATGGACTGATCGACCCAGAAATCTCAGGTAAAAGCATATCGCCAGAATTTGTTCAGTTATTTGAAATTCCAAGAGTGCGTGCCACGGTTTTTTCTAAGGAAGTCTTAGATGAAAAACAAAATTCTGGTGTTATTGAAATTTCGCCTTCTGAACAGTTGGTGTTACGTGTCACACAGGTGACACCTGCGTTTTCTCCAAACTATATTGAAGCCAAACCTATTATTGTGAACCAATTAGTGGCCCAAAAAGCCATGGAGAAAGCCAAACAAGCGGCTGAAAAATATCAGGGTAAAAACGATAAGGTCGTCGAATTGAGTTACTTTACAACAGGATTATCGTTGAATACCTTACATGATGTATTGTCAGTCCCAGAAAAAGATTTTCCTAAAGTTGTCTTAGAATCGAATCCAAATGGTTATACGGCGATTCGTGTTTTATCTTCATCGAAGTTGGATAATAAGATAATCGACCAAGCCTTTATTCATAATATCGAGCCTAATATATTATCAGGTATCCAATCGCAAGAAAGATTGATCTTCTTTGAGGGTTTAAGACAGTTAAATAAGGTAAAAATTATGCCTGAAGCAGAGGCTGTATTACAACCTGAATCCTGA